A single genomic interval of Camelina sativa cultivar DH55 chromosome 11, Cs, whole genome shotgun sequence harbors:
- the LOC109125226 gene encoding cytidine deaminase 1-like encodes MESVAYNPSLGPVQAALVDYMIRGGGGDRGFTEIVGAVLVEKKDAEVRQEQTARMLLETIAPNCDFKVFHCYDNXVNVEFPGLPLHHSIHATQFVVANLALNLEKKLNYLAVSPPEAPCGHCRQFLQEIREAPEMNIILSDQNGDNVSTVSLESLLPKRLSPDSQLPKDVPRLLEPRYNRLTLSGPDFDVPDRYPDLKPAGLVAANISYAPYSKCPSGVALVDRQGSVYRGWYMESVAYNPSLGPVQAALVDYMIRGGGGDRGFTEIVGAVLVEKKDAEVRQEQTARMLLETIAPNCDFKVFHCCENPKEN; translated from the exons ATGGAATCAGTGGCGTATAACCCAAGTTTGGGGCCAGTACAAGCCGCTCTGGTTGATTACATGATTCGTGGCGGAGGCGGGGACAGAGGGTTCACGGAGATCGTCGGAGCAGTGCTGGTGGAGAAGAAAGATGCGGAGGTGCGTCAAGAGCAGACGGCGAGGATGCTTCTGGAGACTATTGCCCCCAACTGCGATTTCAAGGTCTTCCATTGCT ATGATAATNGAGTCAACGTCGAATTCCCAGGTTTGCCTCTCCATCACTCCATCCACGCAACGCAGTTCGTCGTCGCCAACCTCGCACTCAACCTCGAGAAAAAGCTCAACTACTTAGCCGTCTCCCCTCCGGAAGCTCCGTGCGGCCACTGCCGCCAGTTTCTTCAGGAAATCCGCGAGGCGCCTGAGATGAACATCATACTCTCGGATCAAAACGGCGACAATGTATCAACCGTAAGCCTCGAGAGCCTCCTTCCAAAGAGACTCAGCCCCGACAGTCAGCTTCCAAAAGACGTCCCTCGCCTTCTCGAGCCGCGCTATAACCGCCTCACCCTCTCGGGTCCCGATTTCGATGTCCCTGACCGTTATCCCGATCTGAAGCCCGCGGGTCTAGTGGCGGCGAACATATCGTACGCGCCGTACAGCAAGTGTCCTTCGGGAGTCGCGCTGGTGGATCGCCAAGGAAGTGTGTACAGAGGATGGTACATGGAATCAGTGGCGTATAACCCAAGTTTGGGGCCAGTACAAGCCGCTCTGGTTGATTACATGATTCGTGGCGGAGGCGGGGACAGAGGGTTCACGGAGATCGTCGGAGCAGTGCTGGTGGAGAAGAAAGATGCGGAGGTGCGTCAAGAGCAGACGGCGAGGATGCTTCTGGAGACTATTGCCCCCAACTGCGATTTCAAGGTCTTCCATTGCTGCGAGAACCCTAAAGAAAACTGA